The genome window CATTCCCTGAGAATTATGGACCTCCGACAAATGATTTTTACTTTGAAGTTGATGACTTATCCCCTATTGTTCAGGTGAGTCCACAGTCTAATGCCTATGTAGTCCGTAGTAACGTAATGACACATTTATCTATTTTCTTTTGGCTTTCCTTGTTTGAAGGATGATACTGATCTGTCTGACTACAATGTGCTCGAGCGTGTAAATGATTTCGTATCTGCTGCAATCTCACAAGTAAGATGTATCCTATTAGATTGTCTGCCAGCCTAAGTTTTACTTTCAGAAAAGAGTTGAGATCTGTCGGGGCTTATGCAAACCACTCGTTGGTTTTCAGGCAAACATAACTCGTACGAATCATATCATGTGGACAATGGGATCCGATTTCAAATATCAGTACGCGCATTCATGGTTTCTGCAGATGGATAAGTTCATTCATTACGTGAATCAAGTTAGTCCATGGCTGTAAAGTGTAACATTGTTGTCGTTTCACATTTTCTGCCCTCTTAATGGAAGACTTCGCATTAATGTTCGTAGGATGGGCGTGTGAATGCGCTGTACTCAACTCCGTCAATATACACTGATGCCAAACATGCAACAAATGAACCCTGGCCAATCAAGACTGGAGACTTCTTTCCGTGAGTTCAAACTTTTGAAATTCATCGTCATTTACAGGTACCCTGGTCCTTTTCCAGCTTGTTAACTTATAACAACGCGTATCCATCAGATACGCTGACAAAGAAAATATTTACTGGACCGGATATTTTACAAGCAGGCCAGCCATCAAAGGCTATGTTAGAATGATGAGCGGCTACTATTTGGTATATTCTTCTGAACATTTTAGCCTGCGTTGgtaataattatattttgagtAAGATTTCAAAGAGTATAAGGTAGTTGTGTTCTTCTATCTATGATCAGGCAGCGAGGCAACTCGAATTTTTTAAGGGAATGAGTAAATCAGGGTCTAAGACAGATTCTCTGGCTGACGCCTTAGCAATCGCTCAACATCACGATGCAGTTAGTGGCACGGAGAGGCAGCATGTGGCGGATGATTATGCAAAACGACTTTCAATAGGCTACAATGAGGTAGATAAAACTTATACCATTCCTGATATTCTCAGTAGTTTCTTTACTTTTGCATAACGAAATGGTTTCGATTTCTCGCAGGCTGAGAAGGTTATTGCAGAATCGCTTTCTTGCATGACAGAACCCAAATCAAGAGCTGGTTGCGAGAATCTGTTAACTAAGTTTCAACAGGCAAATTAAACTACCGTTTGTCCTACATTTTTCGGCTGTTTCACTTTACCACTGGATTAACAACAGATTCTTATTTCCTATCACTTTACAATTTTTGTTCATATTCTTCcagttatattttttttttcagtgtcCACTTCTGAACATTAGCTATTGCCCCCCGTCAGAGGCTGATCTGTCAACTGGGAAATCCCTGGTGAGGATAGTTTAACGATGACATTTACCATCTGCCATGCTTATGTTTCAATCAAGAAGTACGAATTCTTTCGTGATTATGCATTTCTCTTTTGTAGGTTATTGTTGTCTATAATTCTCTGGGATGGAAAAGAAAGGATGTCATAAAGATTCCTGTGAGTAGTTATTTCCTCTTCCATGTTGAAATCCTTACTGTGTTTTAAGATTTTTAATATTTCTCACGCGTACGTGTGCATATCTCTACGTAAGTAAGTATATGTTCttcctgttttttttctttctggatACTCGTTTTCTACAGGTTATCAATGCGAACGTCGCTGTGAGAGATTCTACAGGAAAAGAAATTGAGTCACAGCTCATACCTCTGCTTAATGCGTCCGCGACCATAAGAAATTACCATGTCAAGGCATATCTTGGTAAATCGCTGGGAGAAACTCCATATTATTGGCTTGCATTTTCGGCAACTGTACCCCCTCTTGGTTTTAGCACTTACTTCATCTCAAGTGCCACACGAAAAGGTTGACTATGTGAACTTTTTACCGTATGATACTGAAGAAACATATCAGAACCAGATTTAACTTTTAATGACGGCTCAGATATTGTGTTTCCACCTTACAAATGCAGCTACTACTTCAGAAGTGTACAGGTCAGAAGCAGGTCGAAATGATACAATAGAAGTCGGGCGAGGCAACTTGAGACTTATTTATTCTGGGAATGAAGGACAACTTACTAAATATATGAACAGCAGAAGCTTGGTATGTAACTTCTGCACTCAAACagtacttgttttctgcaaaaaTATTCGCTAAATTGATTTTCTCCGTGCTTATAATTTGATATGTACTAAAAATATAGGTCAAAAAGCGGATAAAACAATCATTTAGCTACTACACTGGAGATAATGGATATGTCGATTTACAGGTAATGAAGTAATACACATTTTAAATGTAATTAAACGTGATTATATGTGACGAAGATTGAAAAGGGAATGCTTCTATTTTCTGAAGGCCGAGGGAGCGTATGTCTTCCGCCCTAATGGTTCATATCCCATTAAATCAGGAGGGAAGGTAGGTAAATGAACGTCATTTTACCATATGCAATCACAGTAAGAAATAGCAAATTCACCATTAGGAAttgcaggttgatcattttaCTGTTTTGAGAGGACCATTGCTCGATGAAGTACATCATAGGATAAACTCTTGGATTTACCAGGTGGTTAGAGAATCTTAATAAAAATATGGGatcatatgtttatatgtgtgtgtgtgtgtgtgtgtgtataagttTTCTTTCGTGGTGTGAAGATTTTGTGATCGATACTAACAACAGTTTATTTGTTGCATATGCTTAAACAGGTCACTAGAGTGTACAAGGAAAAAGAGCATGCTGAGATTGAATTTATTGTGAGTTAACTGCACTGTACTGTGTGTTTCCACTGGATAAGACAATTGAAGATCCAAGAACTAAAAGTTTCGAGAATTTTCCTTTTACAACAATGTTCTGATTTTTCAGATTGGCCCTATACCAATCGATAACGGTGTTGGCAAAGACATTGTAAGCAAGATTACAACCGGCATGAAAACGAACAAACGATTCTACACAGACTCTAATGGGCGCGATTTTATCGAAAGAGTATGTTGTGTGTTTGATCTCATTTGTCTTTCCGGTTTTTGACCAGCCTTGTTCAATGTCTGCAACTTGCTAGAAATTTTAACAGAAATTATTGTTTCGCAGATTCGAGACTATAGAAAAGACTGGGATCTTGAAGTGAATCAACCTGTTGCAGGAAATTATTATCCAGTATGTGTAATTACTACATCGATCAATGTGTCTCGTTGTCTCATGTTCGAATTTTCTGGAAAATTACCTTTTACGACAAGTATGTATCTTCAGCCAAGACATGACAAAGTTCTCTGTCATTACAGATTAATCTCGGAATCTACACGAAAGATAACAACACAGAGCTGTCAGTATTAGTAGATAGATCTGTGGGTGGATCCAGCATTGTGGATGGACAATTGGAACTCATGCTCCATAGGTTTTCTTCCCTTTACTCTGGATCTACATTTCTTTTTTCGATCTATCTTCGTTGTTTAGTTAATAACGCGGTTAGTGAGAACGCTATAATCTATCTTGAATGTATATGCGTCGCCATTAgcctcccactatttgttttggaaACGAATCAATTTCCTAACTCTTATTCTGAAATGCTGGAATACCAACGAATTCGTTAATATCTTCTTGATTACACTCCACTTTTATTAGGAGGTTGCTCAGTGACGATGACAAAGGTATATTTGAAGCCCTAAACGAAACTGTGTGCATTCGAGATGATTGTGAAGGACTCATTGTATGATCCTAAAAACTCACCCTAGCTAGCTAGGGTTCTTAGTGTTCATAAAGACCATAACTCCCCCATATGATATGCTAACTTTTAAATACATTGACAGATCATCGGAAAGTACTACCTCAGACTCGATCCATTGGGAGAGGGCGCTAAATGGCGTCGATCATTTGGTCAGGAGATATACTCTCCATTTCTTTTGGCCTTCACAGAACAAGATGAAGATAGCTGGACAAGCTCTCATGTCACAACCTTTTCGGGAATGGATCCTTCCTACACTTTACCTGATAATGTCGCGATAATAACCCTCCAGGTTCGTATCTCTCCTCGAGAACATGGAAGCAGCATCCTactggaaaataaaaaaattcctcTCATCAGATTAACATTGTTAATCCTGTTTTAAAACTCTGTAGGAGCTGGAAGATGAAAAACTTCTGTTCCGCCTTGCACATTTATACGAGGTTTTAGTTTCTTCCTTACTCCACATTTTCAGCAACAAGTTCTAATAAGACTGATGTTTATATGGTGTATCGAATGCTAGATTGATGAGGACAAGGATCTTTCGGTTATGGCAAGTGTAGAGCTCAAAAAAGTGTTTGCAGATAAGAAGGTACGTAACATAAACATCGGTCCACGAAGATAAACACTGATCCGAAAAACTAACCATCTAAATACTTCTGGTAACACATTTTTCGTTCCAATGAAACTCAGATTAGAAAAGTAACGGAAATGAGTTTATCTGCAAACCAAGAAAGAGCGGAAATGGAGAAGAAGAGACTAGTGTGGAAAGCAGAAGGCTCCTCCGACGAAGAAGCCAAAGTGTTAAGGGGAGGACCTGTTGATCCAACAAAGCTGGTGGTTGATCTTGCTCCAACGGAAATTCGAACGCTTATCATCGACTTGTAGCCCAGATATTCGACCGCTGAAAAGTAAGAATGTGCGATGTTGAGGAGTTCGTTTGTCAAGGGCGCTCTGAATTGACATGTCTCGTTGGACATGGAGAAGATGAGGAACCAAATGAATAAGTAATATGGGAGAATCGGCTCGTACATCGATCCATTTGTAGAttacttatttatttttgggtttttgttctaattttttttttcacgacaCTGAATTATCGTCTTTATATTCTTTAAAATGTAGTATTTGGTGCGAGACCTCTTATCATTGAGCTTTAAACGCTCTAAAAATAATGatataaaacttaaaactaaagaaTTTTGAGCAATACTTGTAGAATTGGGAAATTTTGACTCGTACTTAAAAAAATGACTTAAATGAAACATGTTCACTATTATCGTAGCATTTTTGTCCAATGCAATGCATTATTAAATCGAGACGTCATGTGATGATAAATCATATCCACGACTATTAACACAATTTGGCACATAAGCATAAATTGCTCattcaaaacacaaaattaaaaacatttgCACACGTATCAAACTCATAGacaataatatttgctaagttaCGTGCATTTACCTAATACATTCACCATCTAAAATTCTTCCATACTACATAAGTACATAGCATTAAATACTACAAATATTGGATGGTCTGGATTGATTTGAATTATTGTTTATATTGTGGTATCGTGAATTCAAGCCGCATTGTCCATTCACGTGAAGGGCACGTGCTGTAGCAGCGCCAAGGAGACCATCCACAAAAGTAGTACGAGCCACAGAGAGAGATACCGAGAGCACTGCGACTGCGAGGCCGCCGCCGCCGGAGCAATCCATCGAATTACATTACCCGAGACATCACCTTATCCCAGGTAGGTATTTTCCGGCAACCAAACGCCTCCGTTTCTCTGTGAAATGCTTCTACTTATCAATTGATTTATCTGTGTTTTTTTTCTCAATGAGAGAATTTTTCAGATGAGGAAAGAGAGCCAGGCGTCCGCCATGGAAATCGAGGATCCAAAGCCCAACAGTTCCGATCAGATCTCCCCTAAATTCTCCATTAACGGTTCGTTCTCCAATCCCTTCGTTTCTGAAATCATTATCTCCGTCGTCGGTTTTTTTCGTCTGGATTTTGATTTAATTTCGATTTTCACAGTGCTGCTGCTCTTGAAATCTGCTCAGATGCAGCACGGATTGCGCCACGGAGATTACACTCGTTATCGGTACATAttcattgtcatttggtttaattttgtgttttattgttgttcatggtgtgtgtttgtgtgcaTTGTGAGTAGAAATTGATATGTTTTGTTGCTGGAATTGAATTTTTTCGCAGGCGGTATTGCACTGCAAGGTTGAGGAGGTTGTATAAGTCGTTGAAGTTCACTCATGGCCGCGGTAAATACAACCGCCGGGCCATTACTGAATCTACTGTCACCGAAGTGAGGTGGGTCTTATTTTCtcatgaattttgtttttggaattGAATTATATGTTGGTCATCTATTTTTATTGCTGGACTAGCGAAAATGTACGAATTTTGGAGTATGTAGGAACTAGGAACAATATTTTTTAGTTCATTGAGTTATTTTCATGctttaacattttaattttctgGATTTGTGATAGGTATCTTCATGTGGTTCTTTATACGGCGGAGAGAGCGTGGAGCCATGCCATGGAAAAGAGACAGGTTCTGGATGGTCCAAATGCTCGTCAGCGAATCTATCTAATTGGTAGGCTGAGGAAGGCAGTAAAATGGGCCACACTTTTTGCACAGTTGTGTGCAATCAAGGGAGATTCCAGAACTTCTTTAGAAGCCGAGGTGCttaattttttcttgtttcaGTTGCATGTGCATATCCTGTCCCAAATTCATAATATTTTTGGGTCATAATATCATATGGTATGATTAACATGTGATTTTCATTGATTTAATAGAGCTTTTGTTTCAAGTGGCATGGCTTATTTTCTTCTCACCTTGCAACTTTTAATTTAATATGTAGGCTTATGCCTCCTTTATGAAGGGGAGCTTGTTGTTTGAGCAAGATCAAAATTGGGACACCGCATTGATGAATTTCAAAAGTGCCAGGTTCAATCTTGTCTCAAATTATATACATTAATTAATGCTGCTTTTATGTTAGAAATGCATGGGTAATTTGATGCCTTCATTTTGTGTTTGCCCCAAAAGTCTAAATTATCAATGTTCAAAAGCACTAACCGATTAAAATACATGCTGCAAAACGGAATATAATTTCTCTAGTTGCTTTTTGCTACAAGTTAAGCTTTCCATTAATACAATTCTAATGGAACAGATACAGCATTTGAATTAGACGGTTATGCATGTAGGAGTCAAGTATTTTTGGTTCGATGAATAGTGTACGTATAACTTTGTGTTAATATGTTTAGGGCTGTTTATGAGGAACTTGCTAAATATGGAGACCTGGAGAATCAAGTTTTGTGCCGTGAGCGTGTTGAGGAATTAGAACCTAGTATTCGATACTGCCTACACAAGGTTGGAGAGTCAAATCTACAAGCCTCCGAACTTCTACAGATTGGTGAGATGGAAGGACCTGCGCTGGACCTCTTCAAGGCTAAATTGGAGGTAGGGTTGGTTACATTTAAAGTAAACCATACATTTGATGCTTTTCCTCCCTTTATCCCTCAGAggcttctttttattttactgATGACTTGAAGAAACTTGGAAATATAGGCTGTTATGGCCGAGGCAAGATCTCAACAGGCTGCCTCCATGACAGAGTTTCATTGGCTTGGTCATAGATTTCCAATATCAAATCCAAAAACTCGAGTTTCCATTTTAAAAGGTCAGtaatttgtttagtttgtttACTATTTTAAGTCATGGCACCAATATAaagaattttgtttttcttgtcctcataaaaaaataaaaaataaaaaatcctacTGGTTTTAGGTTTTTGTTAATTGGTAGAGGACATTGCATAGCAGATCATATCTCTTGTTGTTCATGCTCCGTGTGTGTGAGAGTGTAAATGTATGTGCCAGTAAGGTCTCATGAGAGTGATTTGTTTGTATGATGAGAACCTTTAGCTGAAGATGGAGATTTGTTTTTCACTGAAAAAATGATGGTATGTCTAAAAGGATCTGAGAATTACAAAACTGAACTACTCTttggaatttgaaaatgtgCACCATTCATTAGGACTGTGTGGGGTGGGCTCTTTGTAATCTTCAGAATGGGAAAAAAACTAGACAAGGTTTTTGATGCATATTTCTGGGAACTGTTACGAGAGAGATATCCTTTTAATtttgacttagaaaagttataGGTAGGGAAAGTCCTAGCCAGAACCAGATACTTGTCATATGTCATTGCAATTGAGAGATATGCAGCCTTTATCCTCCTTAGATTTCACAAATTACAGATTCTATGAATTTTTTGTGCAAATTTGGTGTGATTCATCATGTCatgtttctttctttatttttgcaCATTTATAATTCCAATAAAGTgctatcttttgttttatttgtctctttctttttgcatactttaaTTCCACTAACTGCTATTCTTTGTTTTGATGTGACAAAATTGTTCAGCTCAAGAATTGGAGAAAGATTTGCTTGGTTCATCAACTAATTCACTCCCACCAGAGAAAAAACTAGgcatttttgacaaaatttttacTGCATACCATGAGGCAAGGGGTTCCATTCGCAGTGACTTGGTATGGAAGTTTCTCAATATAAGATGTTTTCATTTCCTTTTCTGATGCCCCCAGGGATTCGTCTTTTTGTAATGTGCTTCatcattattttgtattttttttcatgcTGCTGTTCTGATGCACTGTATATAGGCCAGTGCAGGTAATTCTGAAAATGTGAAGGATGACCTGAATGGCCTTGATAAAGCTGTTAGTGCTGTATTGGGAGAGCGAACCATTGAGCGCAACCAAATGTTGGTTACCATTGCGAAGAGTAAACTTACCAAAAGACGTGATGACAAAAACGAGAAAGCTACTAAGCCTGAAGAGCTTGTTCGGTTGTATGATCTACTATTACAGGTTAGTTGCCTCTGTTTTGAATTGTTTCCTACTTGCCTTTCATCATGTGTAAATGCTTTACTTTTACTATATGCTGATATCTCAGGTTATAAATAGAATACCATGTGTGTTGTGATATTTGGCAGAATACATCTGATCTATCAGATTTAGTCAGCTCAGGAAGAGACAAAAAACCAGAAGAAGTGGCTTTTGCTGACGAATGTGAACTAAAAAGTTTAGCCTTCCGGGCAGAGAGGTTTTTTTTCAGCAGAGCtatctttttaatttatttatatatatatatatatatatatatatatatatatgtatatatatatatgtatatattgttttaTGAACTCTGGCATACTTCTCTTCATCAACGCTATGTTCTTGGGATTGCTTCTGT of Malus sylvestris chromosome 6, drMalSylv7.2, whole genome shotgun sequence contains these proteins:
- the LOC126625834 gene encoding probable alpha-mannosidase At5g13980 isoform X3 yields the protein MAVESNCLRLLLVMVLLVQVFLRGESKYMVYNTTSRLVPGKLNVHLVPHTHDDVGWKKTVDQYYTGSNNSLQVACVRMVLDSLVPALLADKNRKFIYVEQVFFQRWWRDQTEATQNTVKQLVSSGQLELINGGMCMHDEAAAHYIDMIDQTTLGHRFIKQEFNVTPRIGWQIDPFGHSAVQAYLLGAEVGFDSLFFARIDYQDRAKRKNEKSLEVVWRGSKSLGSSAQVRVHIFAGAFPENYGPPTNDFYFEVDDLSPIVQDDTDLSDYNVLERVNDFVSAAISQANITRTNHIMWTMGSDFKYQYAHSWFLQMDKFIHYVNQDGRVNALYSTPSIYTDAKHATNEPWPIKTGDFFPYADKENIYWTGYFTSRPAIKGYVRMMSGYYLAARQLEFFKGMSKSGSKTDSLADALAIAQHHDAVSGTERQHVADDYAKRLSIGYNEAEKVIAESLSCMTEPKSRAGCENLLTKFQQCPLLNISYCPPSEADLSTGKSLVIVVYNSLGWKRKDVIKIPVINANVAVRDSTGKEIESQLIPLLNASATIRNYHVKAYLGKSLGETPYYWLAFSATVPPLGFSTYFISSATRKATTSEVYRSEAGRNDTIEVGRGNLRLIYSGNEGQLTKYMNSRSLVKKRIKQSFSYYTGDNGYVDLQAEGAYVFRPNGSYPIKSGGKVDHFTVLRGPLLDEVHHRINSWIYQVTRVYKEKEHAEIEFIIGPIPIDNGVGKDIVSKITTGMKTNKRFYTDSNGRDFIERIRDYRKDWDLEVNQPVAGNYYPINLGIYTKDNNTELSVLVDRSVGGSSIVDGQLELMLHRRLLSDDDKGIFEALNETVCIRDDCEGLIIIGKYYLRLDPLGEGAKWRRSFGQEIYSPFLLAFTEQDEDSWTSSHVTTFSGMDPSYTLPDNVAIITLQELEDEKLLFRLAHLYEIDEDKDLSVMASVELKKVFADKKIRKVTEMSLSANQERAEMEKKRLVWKAEGSSDEEAKVLRGGPVDPTKLVVDLAPTEIRTLIIDL
- the LOC126625836 gene encoding uncharacterized protein LOC126625836 isoform X3; translated protein: MEIEDPKPNSSDQISPKFSINVLLLLKSAQMQHGLRHGDYTRYRRYCTARLRRLYKSLKFTHGRGKYNRRAITESTVTEVRYLHVVLYTAERAWSHAMEKRQVLDGPNARQRIYLIGRLRKAVKWATLFAQLCAIKGDSRTSLEAEAYASFMKGSLLFEQDQNWDTALMNFKSARAVYEELAKYGDLENQVLCRERVEELEPSIRYCLHKVGESNLQASELLQIGEMEGPALDLFKAKLEAVMAEARSQQAASMTEFHWLGHRFPISNPKTRVSILKAQELEKDLLGSSTNSLPPEKKLGIFDKIFTAYHEARGSIRSDLASAGNSENVKDDLNGLDKAVSAVLGERTIERNQMLVTIAKSKLTKRRDDKNEKATKPEELVRLYDLLLQNTSDLSDLVSSGRDKKPEEVAFADECELKSLAFRAERCFFLGKSYSLAGKRVEAYVLYCHARSLAENALAKFQSVNNGDEQAIIKELKTLCDECRSNSCIEHATGIMEELKAPENLSKKISSINLSGIDKKVEFLLEKLNVYESAVGDANVKSAPRIEAFPPPFQSIPRNPIVLDLAYNHIDFPSLQHRLRKDKSGGFLKRFWG
- the LOC126625836 gene encoding uncharacterized protein LOC126625836 isoform X1; protein product: MRKESQASAMEIEDPKPNSSDQISPKFSINVLLLLKSAQMQHGLRHGDYTRYRRYCTARLRRLYKSLKFTHGRGKYNRRAITESTVTEVRYLHVVLYTAERAWSHAMEKRQVLDGPNARQRIYLIGRLRKAVKWATLFAQLCAIKGDSRTSLEAEAYASFMKGSLLFEQDQNWDTALMNFKSARAVYEELAKYGDLENQVLCRERVEELEPSIRYCLHKVGESNLQASELLQIGEMEGPALDLFKAKLEAVMAEARSQQAASMTEFHWLGHRFPISNPKTRVSILKAQELEKDLLGSSTNSLPPEKKLGIFDKIFTAYHEARGSIRSDLASAGNSENVKDDLNGLDKAVSAVLGERTIERNQMLVTIAKSKLTKRRDDKNEKATKPEELVRLYDLLLQNTSDLSDLVSSGRDKKPEEVAFADECELKSLAFRAERCFFLGKSYSLAGKRVEAYVLYCHARSLAENALAKFQSVNNGDEQAIIKELKTLCDECRSNSCIEHATGIMEELKAPENLSKKISSINLSGIDKKVEFLLEKLNVYESAVGDANVKSAPRIEAFPPPFQSIPRNPIVLDLAYNHIDFPSLQHRLRKDKSGGFLKRFWG
- the LOC126625834 gene encoding probable alpha-mannosidase At5g13980 isoform X4, producing the protein MAVESNCLRLLLVMVLLVQVFLRGESKYMVYNTTSRLVPGKLNVHLVPHTHDDVGWKKTVDQYYTGSNNSLQVACVRMVLDSLVPALLADKNRKFIYVEQVFFQRWWRDQTEATQNTVKQLVSSGQLELINGGMCMHDEAAAHYIDMIDQTTLGHRFIKQEFNVTPRIGWQIDPFGHSAVQAYLLGAEVGFDSLFFARIDYQDRAKRKNEKSLEVVWRGSKSLGSSAQIFAGAFPENYGPPTNDFYFEVDDLSPIVQDDTDLSDYNVLERVNDFVSAAISQANITRTNHIMWTMGSDFKYQYAHSWFLQMDKFIHYVNQDGRVNALYSTPSIYTDAKHATNEPWPIKTGDFFPYADKENIYWTGYFTSRPAIKGYVRMMSGYYLAARQLEFFKGMSKSGSKTDSLADALAIAQHHDAVSGTERQHVADDYAKRLSIGYNEAEKVIAESLSCMTEPKSRAGCENLLTKFQQCPLLNISYCPPSEADLSTGKSLVIVVYNSLGWKRKDVIKIPVINANVAVRDSTGKEIESQLIPLLNASATIRNYHVKAYLGKSLGETPYYWLAFSATVPPLGFSTYFISSATRKATTSEVYRSEAGRNDTIEVGRGNLRLIYSGNEGQLTKYMNSRSLVKKRIKQSFSYYTGDNGYVDLQAEGAYVFRPNGSYPIKSGGKVDHFTVLRGPLLDEVHHRINSWIYQVTRVYKEKEHAEIEFIIGPIPIDNGVGKDIVSKITTGMKTNKRFYTDSNGRDFIERIRDYRKDWDLEVNQPVAGNYYPINLGIYTKDNNTELSVLVDRSVGGSSIVDGQLELMLHRRLLSDDDKGIFEALNETVCIRDDCEGLIIIGKYYLRLDPLGEGAKWRRSFGQEIYSPFLLAFTEQDEDSWTSSHVTTFSGMDPSYTLPDNVAIITLQELEDEKLLFRLAHLYEIDEDKDLSVMASVELKKVFADKKIRKVTEMSLSANQERAEMEKKRLVWKAEGSSDEEAKVLRGGPVDPTKLVVDLAPTEIRTLIIDL
- the LOC126625834 gene encoding probable alpha-mannosidase At5g13980 isoform X5; the protein is MAVESNCLRLLLVMVLLVQVFLRGESKYMVYNTTSRLVPGKLNVHLVPHTHDDVGWKKTVDQYYTGSNNSLQVFFQRWWRDQTEATQNTVKQLVSSGQLELINGGMCMHDEAAAHYIDMIDQTTLGHRFIKQEFNVTPRIGWQIDPFGHSAVQAYLLGAEVGFDSLFFARIDYQDRAKRKNEKSLEVVWRGSKSLGSSAQVRVHIFAGAFPENYGPPTNDFYFEVDDLSPIVQDDTDLSDYNVLERVNDFVSAAISQANITRTNHIMWTMGSDFKYQYAHSWFLQMDKFIHYVNQDGRVNALYSTPSIYTDAKHATNEPWPIKTGDFFPYADKENIYWTGYFTSRPAIKGYVRMMSGYYLAARQLEFFKGMSKSGSKTDSLADALAIAQHHDAVSGTERQHVADDYAKRLSIGYNEAEKVIAESLSCMTEPKSRAGCENLLTKFQQCPLLNISYCPPSEADLSTGKSLVIVVYNSLGWKRKDVIKIPVINANVAVRDSTGKEIESQLIPLLNASATIRNYHVKAYLGKSLGETPYYWLAFSATVPPLGFSTYFISSATRKATTSEVYRSEAGRNDTIEVGRGNLRLIYSGNEGQLTKYMNSRSLVKKRIKQSFSYYTGDNGYVDLQAEGAYVFRPNGSYPIKSGGKVDHFTVLRGPLLDEVHHRINSWIYQVTRVYKEKEHAEIEFIIGPIPIDNGVGKDIVSKITTGMKTNKRFYTDSNGRDFIERIRDYRKDWDLEVNQPVAGNYYPINLGIYTKDNNTELSVLVDRSVGGSSIVDGQLELMLHRRLLSDDDKGIFEALNETVCIRDDCEGLIIIGKYYLRLDPLGEGAKWRRSFGQEIYSPFLLAFTEQDEDSWTSSHVTTFSGMDPSYTLPDNVAIITLQELEDEKLLFRLAHLYEIDEDKDLSVMASVELKKVFADKKIRKVTEMSLSANQERAEMEKKRLVWKAEGSSDEEAKVLRGGPVDPTKLVVDLAPTEIRTLIIDL
- the LOC126625836 gene encoding uncharacterized protein LOC126625836 isoform X2, with the translated sequence MRKESQASAMEIEDPKPNSSDQISPKFSINVLLLLKSAQMQHGLRHGDYTRYRRYCTARLRRLYKSLKFTHGRGKYNRRAITESTVTEVRYLHVVLYTAERAWSHAMEKRQVLDGPNARQRIYLIGRLRKAVKWATLFAQLCAIKGDSRTSLEAEAYASFMKGSLLFEQDQNWDTALMNFKSARAVYEELAKYGDLENQVLCRERVEELEPSIRYCLHKVGESNLQASELLQIGEMEGPALDLFKAKLEAVMAEARSQQAASMTEFHWLGHRFPISNPKTRVSILKAQELEKDLLGSSTNSLPPEKKLGIFDKIFTAYHEARGSIRSDLASAGNSENVKDDLNGLDKAVSAVLGERTIERNQMLVTIAKSKLTKRRDDKNEKATKPEELVRLYDLLLQNTSDLSDLVSSGRDKKPEEVAFADECELKSLAFRAERCFFLGKSYSLAGKRVEAYVLYCHARSLAENALAKFQSVNNGDEAIIKELKTLCDECRSNSCIEHATGIMEELKAPENLSKKISSINLSGIDKKVEFLLEKLNVYESAVGDANVKSAPRIEAFPPPFQSIPRNPIVLDLAYNHIDFPSLQHRLRKDKSGGFLKRFWG